A genome region from Serinus canaria isolate serCan28SL12 chromosome 19, serCan2020, whole genome shotgun sequence includes the following:
- the RAB34 gene encoding ras-related protein Rab-34 isoform X1, whose translation MNVLAPVRRDRVIAELPACFRKEAALHARPAFHPTVASACQEERTGTVGFKISKIIVVGDLSVGKTCLINRFCKDTFDKNYKATIGVDFEMERFEVLGVPFSLQLWDTAGQERFKCIASTYYRGAQAIVIVFDVNDVGSLEHTRQWLADALKENDPSNVILFLVGSKKDLSTPAQYSLMEKDALKVAQEMQAEYWAVSSLTGENVRDFFFRVAALTFESSVLAELERGSGARRIGDTGSAARRATCTCQRPARSPSAASEGTAPAPSVLTPLDQRGATPAGPEETSLPPPAPPAPGLRGHPWLGWAGAPVWLL comes from the exons ATGAACGTGCTGGCCCCGGTCCGCAGGGACAGGGTCATCGCCGAGCTGCCCGCG TGTTTTCGGAAGGAGGCCGCCCTGCACGCCCGCCCCGCCTTCCACCCCACGGTGGCCAGCGCCTGCCAGGAGGAGCGGACGGGCACCGTGGG GTTCaagatctccaagatcatcgTGGTGGGCGATCTCTCGGTGGGGAAGACGTGCCTGATCAATCG GTTTTGCAAGGACACTTTTGATAAGAACTACAAGGCGACCATTGGGGTGGATTTCGAGATGGAGCGATTTGAGGTGCTGGGGGTGCCCTTCAGCCTGCAGCT GTGGGACACGGCCGGCCAGGAGCGTTTCAAGTGCATCGCCTCCACCTACTACCGGGGAGCACAGG ccaTCGTGATTGTCTTCGATGTCAACGACGTGGGGTCCCTGGAGCACACACG GCAGTGGCTGGCTGATGCCCTGAAGGAGAACGACCCATCCAACGTGATCCTCTTCCTGGTGGGCTCCAAGAAGGATCTGAGC ACCCCAGCACAGTACAGCCTGATGGAGAAGGACGCTCTCAAGGTGGCCCAGGAGATGCAGGCAGAGTACTGGGCTGTCTCCTCCCTCACTG GGGAGAACGTGCGGGATTTCTTCTTCCGAGTGGCGGCGCTGACCTTTGAGAGCAGCGTGCTGGCCGAGCTGGAGCGCGGCAGCGGCGCCCGCAGGATCGGCGACACC GGATCAGCAGCAAGGAGAGCGACCTGTACCTGTCAACGTCCCGCAAGAAGCCCAAGTGCTGCCAGtgaggggacagccccagccccctccGTGCTCACACCTCTGGACCAAAGAGGGGCGACCCCGGCCGGCCCCGAGGAGACgtccctgccacccccagcccccccagcccctggcctgcgtgggcacccctggctggggtgggcaggagcaCCCGTGTGGCTCCTGTAG
- the RAB34 gene encoding ras-related protein Rab-34 isoform X2, which translates to MNVLAPVRRDRVIAELPACFRKEAALHARPAFHPTVASACQEERTGTVGFKISKIIVVGDLSVGKTCLINRFCKDTFDKNYKATIGVDFEMERFEVLGVPFSLQLWDTAGQERFKCIASTYYRGAQAIVIVFDVNDVGSLEHTRQWLADALKENDPSNVILFLVGSKKDLSTPAQYSLMEKDALKVAQEMQAEYWAVSSLTGENVRDFFFRVAALTFESSVLAELERGSGARRIGDTVRISSKESDLYLSTSRKKPKCCQ; encoded by the exons ATGAACGTGCTGGCCCCGGTCCGCAGGGACAGGGTCATCGCCGAGCTGCCCGCG TGTTTTCGGAAGGAGGCCGCCCTGCACGCCCGCCCCGCCTTCCACCCCACGGTGGCCAGCGCCTGCCAGGAGGAGCGGACGGGCACCGTGGG GTTCaagatctccaagatcatcgTGGTGGGCGATCTCTCGGTGGGGAAGACGTGCCTGATCAATCG GTTTTGCAAGGACACTTTTGATAAGAACTACAAGGCGACCATTGGGGTGGATTTCGAGATGGAGCGATTTGAGGTGCTGGGGGTGCCCTTCAGCCTGCAGCT GTGGGACACGGCCGGCCAGGAGCGTTTCAAGTGCATCGCCTCCACCTACTACCGGGGAGCACAGG ccaTCGTGATTGTCTTCGATGTCAACGACGTGGGGTCCCTGGAGCACACACG GCAGTGGCTGGCTGATGCCCTGAAGGAGAACGACCCATCCAACGTGATCCTCTTCCTGGTGGGCTCCAAGAAGGATCTGAGC ACCCCAGCACAGTACAGCCTGATGGAGAAGGACGCTCTCAAGGTGGCCCAGGAGATGCAGGCAGAGTACTGGGCTGTCTCCTCCCTCACTG GGGAGAACGTGCGGGATTTCTTCTTCCGAGTGGCGGCGCTGACCTTTGAGAGCAGCGTGCTGGCCGAGCTGGAGCGCGGCAGCGGCGCCCGCAGGATCGGCGACACCGTGC GGATCAGCAGCAAGGAGAGCGACCTGTACCTGTCAACGTCCCGCAAGAAGCCCAAGTGCTGCCAGtga
- the RAB34 gene encoding ras-related protein Rab-34 isoform X3, whose translation MERFEVLGVPFSLQLWDTAGQERFKCIASTYYRGAQAIVIVFDVNDVGSLEHTRQWLADALKENDPSNVILFLVGSKKDLSTPAQYSLMEKDALKVAQEMQAEYWAVSSLTGENVRDFFFRVAALTFESSVLAELERGSGARRIGDTGSAARRATCTCQRPARSPSAASEGTAPAPSVLTPLDQRGATPAGPEETSLPPPAPPAPGLRGHPWLGWAGAPVWLL comes from the exons ATGGAGCGATTTGAGGTGCTGGGGGTGCCCTTCAGCCTGCAGCT GTGGGACACGGCCGGCCAGGAGCGTTTCAAGTGCATCGCCTCCACCTACTACCGGGGAGCACAGG ccaTCGTGATTGTCTTCGATGTCAACGACGTGGGGTCCCTGGAGCACACACG GCAGTGGCTGGCTGATGCCCTGAAGGAGAACGACCCATCCAACGTGATCCTCTTCCTGGTGGGCTCCAAGAAGGATCTGAGC ACCCCAGCACAGTACAGCCTGATGGAGAAGGACGCTCTCAAGGTGGCCCAGGAGATGCAGGCAGAGTACTGGGCTGTCTCCTCCCTCACTG GGGAGAACGTGCGGGATTTCTTCTTCCGAGTGGCGGCGCTGACCTTTGAGAGCAGCGTGCTGGCCGAGCTGGAGCGCGGCAGCGGCGCCCGCAGGATCGGCGACACC GGATCAGCAGCAAGGAGAGCGACCTGTACCTGTCAACGTCCCGCAAGAAGCCCAAGTGCTGCCAGtgaggggacagccccagccccctccGTGCTCACACCTCTGGACCAAAGAGGGGCGACCCCGGCCGGCCCCGAGGAGACgtccctgccacccccagcccccccagcccctggcctgcgtgggcacccctggctggggtgggcaggagcaCCCGTGTGGCTCCTGTAG
- the LOC103820294 gene encoding adenine phosphoribosyltransferase-like, whose protein sequence is MDLCHVPATREKGWYLALMAPNVKGPNYAWLDPSRLYCHPQGLQDCVADLLQPFQGDAIDMVAGIDAMGFILGAAAAATLRKGFLAIRKAGHLCVPTEAQPYSDYSGRQKRMEIRTDAISPGLRILLVDQWVETGGTMRAAIELVERLGGVVTGVAAICMESSEGGKWIQERYKCSHCVPPRLQPRFDQHQFGWD, encoded by the exons ATGGACCTGTGCCACGTCCCTGCCACCCGGGAGAAGGGCTGGTACCTGGCACTGATGGCTCCCAACGTCAAAGGTCCCAACTATGCCTGGCTGGACCCCTCCCGGCTCTACTGCCACCCGCAA GGCTTGCAGGACTGCGTGGCCgacctgctgcagcccttccaGGGAGATGCCATCGACATGGTGGCCGGCATCGACGCCATGGGCTTCATCCTGG GCGCTGCAGCCGCTGCCACCCTGCGGAAAGGCTTCCTGGCCATCCGCAAAGCCGGGCACCTGTGCGTGCCGACGGAGGCGCAGCCCTACAGCGACTACTCGGGCCGCCAGAAGCGGATGGAGATCCGCACCGATGCCATCTCGCCCG GTCTGCGCATCCTTCTGGTGGACCAGTGGGTTGAGACTGGGGGCACTATGAGAGCGGCCATCGAGCTGGTGGAGCGGCTGGGGGGGGTCGTGACAG GTGTCGCTGCCATCTGCATGGAGAGCAGCGAGGGAGGGAAGTGGATCCAGGAGCGCTACAAGTGCTCCCACTGTGTCCCCCCTCGCCTGCAGCCCCGCTTTGACCAGCATCAGTTTGGCTGGGACTGA